The Granulicella sibirica genome has a segment encoding these proteins:
- a CDS encoding NAD(P)-dependent alcohol dehydrogenase, with the protein MNDINGLAVHAAGAHLLPFKVDAGDLKPNDVAIKISHCGVCHSDIHLIDNDWGISKYPFIPGHEIVGTITAVGSSVKDRTVGERVGVGWQADSCGICEWCRQGEEHLCLKSQPTCVGRHGGYADYVRVNSRFAIPVPAVLDSENVAPLLCGGITVYSPLRNHGVRPSSRVGVVGIGGLGHIGLQFARAFGAEVTAFSTSKDKEAEAKKLGAHHFVNTRDTGALKKVAGSFDFLLCTVSADQDWAGLIASLRPKGMLCVVGAAPSPMPISAFSLILQQKAISGSPTGSPRDLHEMLDVAARHGIKAITERFPMSAANEAVAKVKKNQVRYRAVLTN; encoded by the coding sequence ATGAATGATATCAATGGGTTAGCCGTCCACGCGGCTGGCGCGCATCTGCTTCCCTTCAAGGTCGACGCCGGTGATTTAAAGCCGAATGACGTTGCGATCAAAATCTCGCACTGTGGCGTGTGCCACAGCGATATCCACCTGATCGATAACGACTGGGGTATCAGCAAATACCCGTTTATTCCGGGCCACGAGATCGTCGGGACGATCACAGCGGTGGGTTCGAGTGTCAAGGACCGCACCGTGGGTGAGCGGGTCGGGGTGGGCTGGCAGGCGGATAGCTGCGGGATTTGCGAGTGGTGCCGGCAGGGCGAGGAGCATCTCTGCCTGAAGAGCCAGCCGACGTGCGTTGGGCGGCATGGTGGTTACGCGGACTATGTGCGGGTCAACAGCCGGTTTGCGATTCCGGTTCCGGCTGTGCTCGATAGCGAGAACGTGGCACCGCTTCTCTGCGGCGGCATCACGGTTTATAGCCCCTTGCGGAACCACGGCGTTCGGCCTTCTTCGCGTGTCGGCGTTGTCGGGATCGGCGGGCTCGGACATATCGGGTTGCAATTCGCGCGTGCGTTCGGCGCGGAGGTGACGGCCTTCTCGACCTCGAAGGATAAGGAAGCGGAGGCGAAGAAGCTGGGAGCACACCACTTCGTCAATACGCGGGATACAGGCGCGCTGAAGAAGGTAGCGGGAAGCTTCGACTTCCTTCTCTGCACGGTGAGCGCGGACCAGGATTGGGCCGGGTTGATCGCTTCGCTTCGCCCGAAGGGCATGTTGTGCGTGGTAGGCGCGGCTCCTTCACCGATGCCGATCTCGGCCTTCTCGCTGATTCTCCAACAGAAGGCTATCTCCGGCAGCCCGACGGGAAGCCCACGCGACCTGCACGAGATGCTGGATGTAGCGGCTCGGCATGGGATCAAGGCGATCACGGAGCGATTCCCGATGTCGGCTGCGAACGAGGCAGTCGCGAAGGTGAAGAAAAACCAGGTGCGGTATCGCGCGGTTTTGACGAACTAG
- a CDS encoding SpoIVB peptidase S55 domain-containing protein: protein MGCALGCFGWAGASPVSAQAPHGEVRPTGVPAGMSVFPLADVKRGMMGVAYTVFEGVNPEPMDVELLGVLKDAIGPGQDMILARLKGTKPEYTGVVAGMSGSPVYVDGRLLGAVSYRIGQFSKEPIAGITPIEQMFEVRDGQGAGAEAGTKAPVNAGGMQVQPMETPLVFSGFSQEAIDRFGDRFKAMGLTPVAGLGGVDGDAKQPEPLVPGSAVSAVLVRGDLSAAGTCTVTYVDANQLLACGHPLTQYGQVDIPMTKANVLATLASPMNAFKIVNATETVGAFTQDRASAILGRFGAKARMIPVTVEVAGSGGASIKSRTLHFEVLDNKQLTPSTMLVSVYQALQGTNSSAAEISYRMSGELTVSGMDGKALPPVSMDGEMAQNEFNPAAINAALFVGERFSRVYQNAVEQPVITGLRLKVEAVPMRRTAVIETARLGRTEARAGETVEVETTVRPFQAETRVVRMQVQVPAGTTAGPLRVMVSDGATLDRLLQPTATTPHPLGLADTVAQINRSHANDRLYVTVLEHSAQAVLPASTMASVPLSMANVLEPLKDGLEMRLTGESATEAGSVEVPEAISGSKVLTLMVR, encoded by the coding sequence GTGGGCTGCGCGCTCGGCTGTTTCGGTTGGGCGGGTGCTTCGCCGGTCTCAGCGCAGGCACCGCACGGTGAGGTGCGGCCGACGGGGGTTCCGGCGGGGATGTCGGTGTTTCCGCTGGCGGATGTGAAGCGCGGCATGATGGGTGTGGCGTACACGGTGTTCGAAGGCGTGAACCCGGAGCCGATGGACGTTGAACTTCTTGGTGTGCTCAAGGATGCGATCGGGCCGGGGCAGGACATGATCCTGGCGAGGCTGAAGGGGACGAAGCCAGAGTATACGGGCGTTGTGGCTGGGATGAGCGGCAGCCCGGTATATGTCGATGGGCGGCTGCTGGGGGCGGTGAGCTACCGGATCGGGCAGTTCAGCAAGGAGCCGATTGCCGGGATCACGCCGATCGAGCAGATGTTCGAGGTGCGGGATGGGCAGGGTGCGGGGGCTGAGGCGGGAACAAAGGCTCCGGTGAATGCGGGCGGGATGCAGGTGCAGCCGATGGAGACACCACTGGTGTTCAGCGGCTTCTCGCAGGAGGCGATCGACCGGTTTGGGGACCGGTTCAAGGCGATGGGGCTGACGCCGGTGGCGGGATTGGGCGGGGTGGATGGCGATGCCAAGCAGCCTGAGCCCCTGGTGCCGGGGTCGGCAGTCAGCGCGGTGCTGGTAAGGGGGGATTTATCAGCTGCGGGGACGTGCACGGTGACGTATGTGGATGCGAATCAACTGCTGGCGTGTGGGCATCCGCTGACACAGTATGGGCAGGTCGATATCCCGATGACGAAGGCGAATGTGCTGGCGACGCTGGCATCTCCGATGAACGCCTTCAAGATTGTGAACGCGACCGAGACGGTTGGGGCGTTCACGCAGGATCGGGCTTCGGCGATCCTTGGGCGCTTTGGGGCAAAGGCGCGGATGATTCCGGTGACGGTCGAGGTGGCGGGATCGGGTGGGGCTTCGATCAAGAGCAGGACATTACACTTCGAGGTGCTGGATAACAAGCAGTTGACGCCGTCGACGATGCTGGTTTCGGTATACCAGGCGCTGCAGGGGACGAACAGCTCGGCGGCGGAGATCAGCTATCGCATGTCGGGTGAGCTGACGGTATCGGGTATGGATGGGAAGGCGTTGCCACCGGTCTCGATGGATGGGGAGATGGCGCAGAACGAGTTCAACCCGGCGGCGATCAATGCGGCGCTGTTCGTGGGCGAGAGGTTCAGCCGGGTGTATCAGAATGCGGTGGAGCAGCCGGTGATCACGGGCCTCCGGCTAAAAGTGGAAGCGGTTCCGATGCGGCGGACGGCGGTGATCGAGACCGCGAGGCTTGGACGGACGGAGGCTCGCGCGGGAGAGACCGTCGAAGTGGAGACAACAGTGCGGCCCTTCCAAGCGGAGACGCGTGTGGTGCGAATGCAGGTGCAGGTTCCGGCCGGAACCACGGCGGGTCCCTTGAGGGTGATGGTCAGCGATGGGGCTACGCTTGACCGGCTGCTGCAGCCGACCGCGACGACACCGCACCCGCTTGGGTTGGCGGATACGGTGGCGCAGATCAACCGGTCGCATGCGAACGATCGACTGTATGTCACGGTGCTCGAACATTCGGCGCAGGCGGTGCTTCCTGCGAGCACGATGGCCTCGGTGCCGCTTTCGATGGCGAACGTATTGGAGCCGCTCAAGGATGGCCTCGAAATGCGACTGACGGGCGAGAGCGCTACGGAGGCGGGTTCGGTGGAGGTTCCGGAAGCTATTTCGGGATCGAAGGTGCTGACGCTGATGGTTCGCTGA
- a CDS encoding VWA domain-containing protein, giving the protein MMTPTTPKIPDTSRTPQADTHRDSSLFPGAVHLLSAIGLGLLLAVSPIPRAGAQQGAPQATDPQKTAPPSAEPEQGPTTDDGGIVLRKKKEPTEEPEPPPAPAEPKVKNPDNATYSLRVDVPIVNLDVNVILDKTHQFIPGLKSGNFLVQEDGVEQKVDSVRIVQTPITAVMLLEFAANSYYFIRDMQNASESFYRSLRPEDYIAVITYDLRTHIVTDFTNNKQTVGQAIQSLQIPGFSDTNMFDALYETLDRVSRIEGRKYIILIGTGRDTFSKLTLDKILAKVKASQNVTIFAIGTGALVRELADSRGRMGGIQRMDYLQAENQMRTFANMTGGLYFNPLFQGALPDIFAQINDSIRNQYLLTYKPTNNKNDGTYRKIKVTLVDREGKPLRMADEKGKPLKYSVIARDGYKAKQVVE; this is encoded by the coding sequence ATGATGACCCCGACGACCCCGAAGATTCCCGACACCTCCAGGACCCCTCAGGCAGATACCCACCGCGATTCGAGCCTCTTCCCCGGCGCCGTCCATCTTCTCTCCGCGATCGGCCTCGGCCTCCTTCTCGCCGTCTCACCCATCCCCCGCGCCGGTGCGCAGCAGGGCGCTCCTCAAGCAACGGACCCCCAGAAGACAGCCCCTCCCAGCGCAGAACCCGAGCAGGGACCAACCACCGACGACGGCGGCATCGTCCTCCGCAAGAAAAAAGAACCCACCGAAGAACCCGAGCCGCCACCTGCTCCCGCCGAGCCCAAGGTCAAGAACCCCGACAACGCCACCTACTCCCTCCGCGTCGACGTGCCCATCGTCAACCTCGACGTCAACGTCATCCTCGACAAAACCCACCAGTTCATCCCCGGCCTGAAATCCGGAAACTTCCTCGTCCAGGAAGACGGCGTCGAGCAAAAGGTCGACAGCGTCCGCATCGTGCAGACCCCCATCACCGCCGTCATGCTCCTCGAATTCGCCGCCAACTCCTATTACTTCATCCGCGACATGCAGAACGCGTCCGAGAGCTTCTACCGGTCGCTCCGCCCCGAAGACTACATCGCCGTCATCACCTACGACCTCCGCACCCACATCGTCACCGACTTCACCAACAACAAGCAGACCGTCGGCCAGGCCATCCAGTCCCTCCAGATCCCCGGCTTCTCCGACACCAACATGTTCGACGCCCTCTACGAGACCCTCGACCGCGTCTCCCGCATCGAGGGCCGCAAGTACATCATCCTCATCGGAACCGGCCGCGACACCTTCTCCAAGCTCACCCTCGATAAGATCCTCGCCAAGGTCAAGGCCTCCCAGAACGTCACCATCTTCGCCATCGGCACCGGAGCCCTCGTTCGCGAACTCGCCGACTCCCGAGGTCGCATGGGAGGCATCCAGCGCATGGACTATCTCCAGGCCGAAAACCAGATGCGCACCTTCGCCAACATGACCGGCGGCCTCTACTTCAACCCGCTCTTCCAGGGCGCGCTCCCCGACATCTTCGCCCAGATCAACGACTCCATCCGCAACCAGTACCTCCTCACCTACAAGCCCACCAACAACAAGAACGACGGCACCTACCGCAAGATCAAGGTCACCCTCGTCGACCGCGAAGGCAAGCCCCTCCGCATGGCTGATGAAAAGGGTAAGCCCCTCAAGTACTCCGTTATCGCCCGCGATGGCTACAAGGCCAAGCAGGTCGTCGAATAG
- a CDS encoding ABC transporter substrate-binding protein, with translation MRIASLQPSVTLILASLGRLDDLCAHTKYCLEALPGLSGHAVLKDAWSADTAELEALRPDLVIASIPYRLESLAAILKAGLPVLTLAPHTLADVANDIRLIASIVHADPEPLVHAFEAAIADVRARTASLPKPLVYCEEWGKPLIHSQHWAAELIEAAGGRFLGVPGLHTTPEIIADAKPDVLLFAWCGAGNRVPLTRVIDQRNWHSLEAVRQRRVFCIPDRLINTPAPTLLEGLADIAHSLHPGIFSAAPDSQMIRLADAAIAAGQ, from the coding sequence ATGCGCATCGCAAGCCTCCAGCCCTCGGTCACCCTCATCCTCGCGTCCCTTGGCCGTCTCGACGACCTTTGCGCTCACACGAAGTACTGCCTCGAAGCCCTCCCCGGACTCTCCGGCCATGCGGTCCTCAAGGACGCGTGGTCCGCCGACACCGCCGAACTCGAAGCCCTGCGCCCCGACCTCGTCATCGCCAGCATTCCTTACCGCCTCGAATCGCTGGCAGCGATCCTCAAGGCAGGCCTCCCCGTCCTCACCCTCGCACCCCACACCCTCGCCGATGTGGCCAACGACATCCGCCTCATCGCCTCCATCGTCCACGCCGATCCTGAGCCCCTCGTACACGCCTTCGAAGCCGCAATCGCCGATGTCCGCGCCCGCACCGCATCGTTGCCGAAGCCGCTCGTCTACTGCGAAGAGTGGGGCAAGCCCCTTATCCATTCCCAACACTGGGCGGCTGAACTCATCGAAGCCGCCGGCGGCCGTTTTCTCGGAGTCCCCGGCTTACACACCACGCCCGAAATCATCGCCGACGCGAAGCCCGACGTGCTTCTTTTCGCCTGGTGCGGAGCAGGGAATCGCGTGCCGCTCACCCGCGTTATCGATCAGCGCAACTGGCATTCCCTTGAAGCTGTGCGCCAGCGCCGCGTCTTCTGTATCCCGGACCGTCTCATCAACACACCCGCCCCAACGCTTCTCGAAGGCCTCGCGGATATAGCCCATTCATTGCACCCCGGTATCTTCTCAGCCGCTCCGGATTCCCAGATGATCCGGCTCGCGGACGCTGCAATCGCGGCAGGGCAGTAG
- a CDS encoding DinB family protein, producing the protein MSDSVSALFLDHSTRKLSAMQEHLAGCLGRLNDEQIWEKHGPHENAIGNLVLHLCGNARQWIMHGIAGVPDVRVRDAEFQATGGKTREELLGLFAETMAEARSVISSVAPERLTQVIHPQDIDVTVLEAIYQVVGHVQQHIGQIVVLTKQMTGRDVDLVMPRAR; encoded by the coding sequence ATGAGCGATTCGGTTAGCGCGTTATTCCTCGACCATTCGACCCGGAAGCTGAGCGCGATGCAGGAACATCTAGCCGGCTGTCTCGGCCGGTTGAACGACGAGCAGATATGGGAGAAGCATGGACCGCACGAGAATGCCATCGGAAACCTGGTGCTGCACCTGTGCGGGAATGCCCGGCAATGGATCATGCACGGAATAGCGGGCGTTCCAGATGTGCGGGTGCGGGATGCGGAGTTTCAGGCGACCGGGGGTAAGACCCGTGAGGAATTACTCGGCCTGTTTGCCGAGACGATGGCGGAGGCGCGCAGCGTGATCTCGTCGGTAGCGCCGGAGCGGCTGACACAGGTGATTCATCCACAGGACATCGATGTGACTGTGCTCGAGGCGATCTACCAGGTCGTTGGACATGTGCAGCAGCATATCGGGCAGATCGTTGTGCTCACCAAGCAGATGACGGGTCGAGATGTCGACCTCGTGATGCCTCGGGCGAGGTAG
- a CDS encoding acyltransferase family protein: MKTEQREQTNPGLGTGYLPTLDGWRAIAILSVILSHDRIAHLGRFSSSWFRESGGNRGVELFFAISGLLICSRLLQEERLRGTISLRGFYIRRLCRIQPAALLFLAIVSILTLRTVLTLAPGDLIASFLLVRNYLPLHAVNDSWYTGHFWSLSVEEHFYLLLPAFLLTVVRFRLLILGLLAVATELWRVFVYGHPALQFGPVYTFHTDVAVGAILLGAFAAVLVERPVWRARCLLWLRPSVAIGLSALVWLRLALHHSRIDHAALIFTLPILIVSTMLHPESLPGRLLESRPVRFVGRISYSLYLWQMLFFTFYYALQPPDSRILALVQQTPLRYVLVLVFALVSYYLVERPMIRLGHRLARPALPGREVPGLTPLPFFSEPSSGLLTEETAGRAA; this comes from the coding sequence ATGAAGACAGAGCAGAGAGAACAGACCAATCCCGGATTAGGGACAGGATATCTGCCTACGCTCGATGGATGGAGAGCAATCGCCATCCTCAGCGTCATCCTCTCCCACGACCGCATCGCTCACCTTGGGCGCTTCTCGAGTTCATGGTTCCGGGAGAGCGGCGGGAATCGCGGCGTCGAACTCTTCTTCGCCATCAGCGGTCTTCTGATCTGCTCGCGCCTCCTCCAGGAGGAGCGTCTGCGAGGAACGATCAGCCTGCGCGGCTTCTACATTCGTCGTCTCTGTCGCATCCAGCCGGCGGCCCTTCTCTTTCTCGCTATCGTCTCAATCCTCACGCTCCGGACAGTACTCACCCTTGCCCCCGGAGATCTTATCGCGTCGTTCCTGTTGGTCCGTAACTATCTTCCTCTCCACGCGGTCAACGACTCCTGGTACACCGGGCACTTCTGGTCTCTGTCCGTGGAAGAGCACTTCTATCTCCTCCTTCCCGCGTTCCTTTTGACGGTGGTGCGCTTCCGCCTCCTTATTCTGGGTTTGCTTGCTGTCGCCACCGAGTTATGGCGCGTCTTCGTCTATGGCCACCCTGCGCTGCAGTTCGGCCCGGTCTACACCTTCCATACGGACGTCGCCGTGGGAGCGATTCTCCTTGGTGCCTTCGCGGCTGTGCTGGTGGAACGTCCCGTATGGCGAGCCCGTTGCCTCCTCTGGCTTCGGCCTTCCGTGGCCATCGGCCTCTCCGCGCTCGTGTGGCTTCGTCTCGCCCTCCATCACAGTCGCATCGATCACGCAGCGCTGATCTTCACCCTGCCCATCCTGATCGTGAGCACCATGCTTCACCCCGAAAGCCTCCCGGGCCGCCTTCTCGAGTCCCGCCCCGTGCGTTTCGTCGGGCGCATCTCGTACAGCCTCTATCTCTGGCAGATGCTCTTCTTCACCTTCTACTACGCCCTGCAGCCTCCCGATTCCCGCATCCTCGCACTCGTCCAGCAGACGCCTCTTCGCTACGTTCTGGTCCTCGTCTTCGCCCTCGTCTCCTACTATCTCGTCGAGCGTCCCATGATCCGGCTTGGGCATCGCCTTGCCCGTCCCGCCCTGCCGGGCAGGGAAGTCCCCGGGTTGACTCCGCTCCCCTTCTTCTCGGAGCCGTCGTCCGGCCTGCTGACGGAAGAGACCGCCGGGAGGGCCGCATGA
- the tdh gene encoding L-threonine 3-dehydrogenase codes for MKALVKSRAERGLWLEEVPEPEIGINDVKIRVLKTGICGTDLHIYEWDAWASKTIPIGLTIGHEFVGEVVEFGSNVPDLHVGQIVSGEGHVVCGRCRNCLAGRRHLCAFTAGVGVSRNGCFAEYVVLPMSNIWQHAHGIPLDIASIFDPFGNAVHTALAFPVLGEDVLVTGAGPIGIMAAAVARHAGARHVVISDPNEYRRNLAEKVGVTRAINPITTTLKSTEKDLNMHEGFDVGLEMSGNPQAFRDMIAHMSHGAKIAMLGIPADPIAIDWNQVIFNQLTLRGIYGREMYETWYKMTVMLESGLDISGVITHRLNWRDYEEGFAAMRSGNSGKVILDWADVS; via the coding sequence ATGAAGGCACTCGTCAAGAGCCGCGCCGAGCGCGGACTCTGGCTCGAAGAGGTTCCCGAGCCCGAAATTGGTATCAACGACGTCAAGATCCGCGTTCTCAAGACCGGAATCTGTGGCACAGACCTCCACATCTACGAGTGGGACGCCTGGGCCTCCAAGACCATCCCAATCGGCCTGACCATCGGCCACGAGTTTGTCGGCGAAGTCGTCGAGTTCGGCTCGAACGTCCCCGACCTCCACGTCGGCCAGATCGTCTCCGGCGAGGGCCACGTCGTCTGCGGACGATGCCGCAACTGCCTCGCCGGCCGCCGCCACCTCTGCGCCTTCACCGCCGGGGTCGGCGTCTCCCGCAACGGCTGCTTCGCCGAATACGTCGTCCTGCCCATGTCGAATATCTGGCAGCACGCCCACGGCATCCCCCTCGACATCGCCTCCATCTTTGACCCCTTTGGCAACGCCGTCCACACCGCTCTGGCCTTTCCGGTTCTCGGCGAAGATGTACTCGTTACCGGCGCAGGTCCCATCGGCATCATGGCCGCCGCAGTCGCAAGACACGCCGGAGCCCGCCACGTCGTCATCTCGGACCCGAACGAATACCGCCGCAATCTAGCCGAGAAGGTCGGCGTCACCCGCGCGATCAACCCGATCACGACAACCCTGAAAAGCACCGAAAAAGACCTGAATATGCACGAGGGATTCGACGTTGGCCTCGAAATGTCAGGAAATCCGCAGGCTTTCCGCGACATGATCGCCCATATGAGCCACGGCGCGAAGATTGCCATGCTCGGCATCCCGGCCGACCCCATCGCCATCGACTGGAACCAGGTCATCTTCAACCAGCTCACCCTCCGTGGCATCTACGGTCGCGAGATGTACGAGACCTGGTACAAGATGACGGTCATGCTCGAGTCTGGCCTCGACATCTCCGGAGTCATCACTCATCGGCTCAACTGGCGCGACTACGAAGAAGGCTTCGCCGCCATGCGTTCCGGCAACTCCGGCAAGGTCATCCTCGATTGGGCCGACGTGTCGTAA